One genomic region from Erinaceus europaeus unplaced genomic scaffold, mEriEur2.1 scaffold_1115, whole genome shotgun sequence encodes:
- the LOC132536623 gene encoding dedicator of cytokinesis protein 2-like: MWKGHQTLLLVDTGWLQILAQAKPFSRGCGARFLQDTLDALFNIMMEHSQSNEYDILVFDALIYIIGLIADRKFQHFNTVLEAYIQQHFSATLAYKKLMTVLKTYLDTSSRGEQCEPILRTLKALEYVFKFIVRSRTLFSHANHTMPTTQCPSHHSRHTTPYRSSWAKLPVIQAE, from the exons ATGTGGAAAGGCCACCAGACTCTGCTCTTGGTGGACACCGGGTGGCTGCAGATTCTAGCCCAAGCCAAGCCCTTCAGCCGAGGCTGTGGTGCCCGT TTTCTCCAGGACACGCTGGACGCCCTCTTCAATATCATGATGGAGCACTCTCAGAGCAACGAGTATGACATCCTCGTCTTCGATGCCTTG aTCTACATCATAGGACTCATCGCTGACCGGAAATTCCAACATTTCAACACCGTCCTGGAGGCCTACATCCAGCAGCACTTCAGCGCCACCCTGGCTTACAA GAAGCTGATGACTGTGCTGAAGACATACTTGGACACTTCCAGCAGAGGGGAGCAGTGCGAACCCATCCTGAGAACACTGAAAGCCTTGGAATACGTGTTCAAGTTCATCGTTCGGTCAAGGACATTATTTTCACA TGCCAaccacaccatgcccaccacacAGTGCCCGTCACACCATTCCCGCCACACCACGCCATACCGCAGCTCCTGGGCTAAGCTGCCAGTGATTCAGGCAGAGTGA